A single window of Nocardioides kongjuensis DNA harbors:
- a CDS encoding BMP family ABC transporter substrate-binding protein translates to MKTWKRTTAAAAVALMASAALAACGDAPDEDKKGSAKSDFLPCIVSDAGGFDDKSFNQLSYEGLKEAAKELGTDYKDVQSKTDQDYAPNLENLVGQGCDLIVTVGFALSAATVESAKANPDIEYVLIDDAADNDFDGNKDADNIKPILYDTAQAAFLAGYAAADYTKTGTVGTYGGQPFPTVTIFMDGFKQGVDYYNKEKGKDVKLIGWEGNDKGVFTGGFDANEKATNTAKSILDKNADVILPVGGPIYQGALTAIKDSGKDVALIGVDADFYETDPNTQSLVLTSILKNMKTSTIETVVAAGKGDFDPEAYVGTLENDGVGLAPFHNFESKVNPSLQGELDKVKQGIIDGSIPVTSYLDK, encoded by the coding sequence GTGAAGACCTGGAAGAGGACGACGGCCGCCGCGGCCGTGGCGCTCATGGCGAGCGCGGCCCTGGCCGCGTGTGGCGACGCTCCCGACGAGGACAAGAAGGGCTCGGCCAAGAGCGACTTCCTCCCCTGCATCGTCTCGGACGCGGGCGGCTTCGACGACAAGTCGTTCAACCAGCTCAGCTACGAGGGCCTCAAGGAGGCCGCCAAGGAGCTCGGCACCGACTACAAGGACGTCCAGTCGAAGACCGACCAGGACTACGCGCCGAACCTCGAGAACCTCGTCGGCCAGGGCTGCGACCTGATCGTGACCGTCGGCTTCGCGCTGTCCGCCGCGACCGTCGAGTCGGCGAAGGCCAATCCCGACATCGAGTACGTCCTGATCGACGACGCCGCCGACAACGACTTCGACGGCAACAAGGACGCCGACAACATCAAGCCGATCCTGTACGACACCGCGCAGGCCGCGTTCCTCGCCGGCTACGCCGCGGCGGACTACACCAAGACCGGCACCGTCGGCACCTACGGTGGCCAGCCCTTCCCGACCGTCACCATCTTCATGGACGGCTTCAAGCAGGGCGTCGACTACTACAACAAGGAGAAGGGCAAGGACGTCAAGCTCATCGGCTGGGAGGGCAACGACAAGGGCGTCTTCACCGGTGGCTTCGACGCCAACGAGAAGGCGACCAACACCGCCAAGTCGATCCTCGACAAGAACGCCGACGTGATCCTGCCGGTCGGTGGCCCGATCTACCAGGGCGCGCTCACCGCGATCAAGGACTCCGGCAAGGACGTCGCGCTGATCGGCGTCGACGCGGACTTCTACGAGACCGACCCCAACACGCAGTCGCTGGTCCTCACCTCGATCCTGAAGAACATGAAGACCTCGACCATCGAGACCGTCGTTGCCGCCGGCAAGGGCGACTTCGACCCCGAGGCCTACGTCGGGACGCTCGAGAACGACGGTGTCGGCCTCGCGCCGTTCCACAACTTCGAGTCCAAGGTCAACCCCTCGCTCCAGGGCGAGCTCGACAAGGTCAAGCAGGGCATCATCGACGGCAGCATCCCGGTGACGTCGTACCTCGACAAGTGA
- a CDS encoding thymidine phosphorylase has translation MSKHDAVEVIHAKRDGGTLTTSQIDWMVDAYTRAAVADEQMSSLLMAILLNGMDRREIADWTAAMIASGERMDFSSLSRPTADKHSTGGVGDKITLPLAPLVAACGVAVPQLSGRGLGHTGGTLDKLESIPGWRALLSNEEMLAQLESVGAVICAAGDGLAPADKKLYALRDVTGTVEAIPLIASSIMSKKIAEGTGALVLDVKVGSGAFMKDVDKARELAEVMVALGKDAGVHTVALLTDMSVPLGFTAGNAIEVAESVEVLAGGGPADVVELTLALAREMLAGAGRDDIDPADKLADGSAMDAWRRMIQAQGGDPDAELPVAREQHVVVAPADGVLTRLDALAVGVAAWRLGAGRERKEDPVQAGAGVVWHARPGDVVRAGEALFTLHTDTPERFERALASLEGGYEVAAAGTPFTPRPLVIDRVS, from the coding sequence GTGAGCAAGCACGACGCCGTCGAGGTCATCCACGCCAAGCGCGACGGGGGCACCCTGACCACCAGCCAGATCGACTGGATGGTCGACGCCTACACCCGCGCCGCCGTCGCCGACGAGCAGATGTCCTCGCTGCTGATGGCGATCCTCCTCAACGGCATGGACCGTCGAGAGATCGCCGACTGGACCGCGGCGATGATCGCCTCCGGCGAGCGGATGGACTTCTCCTCCCTGTCGCGGCCCACGGCCGACAAGCACTCCACGGGCGGCGTGGGCGACAAGATCACGCTGCCGCTGGCGCCGCTGGTCGCGGCGTGCGGGGTCGCCGTGCCCCAGTTGTCGGGGCGGGGCCTGGGCCACACCGGCGGCACCCTCGACAAGCTGGAGTCGATCCCCGGCTGGCGCGCGCTGCTCTCCAACGAGGAGATGCTGGCGCAGCTCGAGTCGGTCGGCGCGGTGATCTGCGCGGCCGGCGACGGCCTCGCGCCCGCCGACAAGAAGCTCTACGCCCTGCGCGACGTCACCGGCACCGTCGAGGCGATCCCGCTCATCGCCTCCTCGATCATGAGCAAGAAGATCGCCGAGGGCACCGGTGCGCTGGTGCTGGACGTCAAGGTCGGCTCCGGGGCGTTCATGAAGGACGTCGACAAGGCACGCGAGCTCGCCGAGGTGATGGTCGCGCTCGGCAAGGACGCCGGCGTCCACACCGTCGCCCTGCTCACCGACATGTCGGTGCCGCTCGGGTTCACCGCCGGCAACGCCATCGAGGTCGCCGAGTCGGTCGAGGTGCTCGCCGGCGGGGGACCGGCCGACGTCGTCGAGCTGACCCTCGCCCTGGCCCGCGAGATGCTCGCCGGTGCCGGCCGCGACGACATCGATCCCGCCGACAAGCTGGCCGACGGCTCCGCGATGGACGCCTGGCGCCGCATGATCCAGGCCCAGGGTGGCGATCCCGACGCCGAGCTGCCGGTGGCGCGCGAGCAGCACGTCGTCGTGGCGCCCGCCGACGGCGTGCTCACCCGCCTCGACGCCCTGGCGGTCGGTGTGGCCGCCTGGCGGCTGGGTGCGGGCCGCGAGCGCAAGGAGGACCCGGTGCAGGCCGGAGCCGGTGTCGTGTGGCACGCCCGTCCCGGTGACGTGGTGCGCGCAGGGGAGGCGCTGTTCACCCTGCACACCGACACGCCCGAGCGCTTCGAGCGGGCGCTCGCCTCGCTGGAGGGTGGCTACGAGGTGGCAGCGGCCGGGACGCCGTTCACGCCCCGGCCGCTGGTCATCGACCGCGTGAGCTGA
- a CDS encoding cytidine deaminase: protein MLAIVYLGRVVDWDSLTQAANDIAARAYAPYSGYRVGAAALADDGRLVVGCNVENAAYGVTLCAECGLVSQLHATGGGRLTHFVCIALDPRGAGDVIMPCGRCRQLLWENGGAALEVLTPQGVLSMDAVLPQAFGPADLERVTGMDTTGTNAS, encoded by the coding sequence ATCCTCGCGATCGTCTACCTTGGCCGGGTGGTCGACTGGGACAGCCTCACGCAGGCGGCGAACGACATCGCCGCACGGGCCTACGCGCCGTACTCCGGCTACCGGGTGGGCGCGGCCGCGCTCGCCGACGACGGTCGCCTGGTGGTCGGCTGCAACGTCGAGAACGCGGCGTACGGCGTCACGCTGTGCGCCGAGTGCGGGCTCGTGTCACAGCTGCACGCCACCGGCGGGGGCCGGCTGACCCATTTCGTGTGCATCGCCCTCGATCCGCGCGGCGCCGGCGACGTGATCATGCCGTGCGGCCGCTGCCGCCAGCTGCTGTGGGAGAACGGCGGTGCCGCGCTCGAGGTGCTGACCCCGCAGGGCGTGCTGTCGATGGACGCCGTGCTGCCGCAGGCGTTCGGTCCGGCCGACCTCGAACGGGTCACCGGCATGGACACGACTGGTACAAACGCCTCGTGA
- a CDS encoding DUF2877 domain-containing protein, translated as MSGVVVHAGRQAVYADLGGAAGGVVGGVVGGVVGGVVGGVVGVVGVLARGAVHVPCGVLTTLAELPEVAVGDPVVVGDGLLRVGPLAVAVTRLVSFAVPRLASSLPPLAADLSPARDQLPADALDLLAAGDPAAVPALVGRGDGLTPVGDDVLAGWLVAARAAGRDTSALAGAVEAHLPRTTGLSAALLRHAVAGEAIAPFRAVLATGEAAAVAVLLAVGHTSGAGMLLGAHLALPVSPIHEALEGSTR; from the coding sequence GTGAGCGGCGTGGTCGTGCACGCCGGGCGCCAGGCGGTGTACGCCGACCTCGGCGGCGCGGCCGGCGGTGTCGTCGGCGGTGTCGTCGGCGGTGTCGTCGGCGGTGTCGTCGGCGGTGTCGTCGGCGTCGTCGGTGTGCTCGCCCGGGGCGCGGTGCACGTTCCCTGCGGCGTGCTGACCACGCTCGCCGAGCTGCCCGAGGTCGCCGTGGGCGACCCGGTCGTCGTGGGCGACGGCCTGCTGCGGGTCGGGCCGCTGGCGGTCGCGGTGACGCGCCTGGTCTCCTTCGCGGTCCCGCGGCTCGCTTCCTCCCTCCCCCCACTCGCTGCCGACCTGTCCCCCGCCCGCGACCAGCTGCCGGCCGACGCCCTCGACCTGCTCGCCGCCGGCGACCCGGCCGCCGTCCCCGCCCTGGTGGGCCGCGGCGACGGGCTCACCCCGGTCGGCGACGACGTGCTGGCCGGCTGGCTGGTCGCCGCCCGGGCGGCCGGGCGCGACACCTCCGCGCTCGCCGGGGCGGTCGAGGCGCACCTCCCCCGCACCACCGGCCTGTCCGCCGCACTGCTGCGCCACGCGGTCGCCGGCGAGGCGATCGCGCCCTTCCGCGCGGTCCTCGCCACGGGCGAGGCCGCCGCGGTCGCCGTACTGCTGGCCGTCGGCCACACCTCGGGCGCCGGGATGCTCCTCGGCGCCCACCTCGCACTTCCCGTTTCCCCCATCCATGAAGCCCTTGAAGGGAGCACTCGATGA
- a CDS encoding FdrA family protein, translating into MTIEHVEIRPGAYADSVALLQVSRDVAATPGVAAAQVAMATELNVEVLQGMGFTLPATSTNDMVVALRLDDESALAAALAAVDAALAAARKGSPGGEVTEPPRTTASALRRAGGDLALVSVPGASALVEAMDALDAGVDVMIFSDNVPVEQELAMKRLARDRGLLVMGPDCGTAVVGGVGLGFANTVTPGQVGIVAASGTGCQQVLALLDAAGVGVAAALGVGGRDLSAAIGGISTRTALDRLDADPSVGHVVVVSKPPAAEVAAAVEKYAADLGTPVRFALLGAGQPDLTTQTEALLGDLGVAVPEWPVWGTPAAPAPDGGTALRGLFVGGTLCDEAMLLAAAELGGIRSNIPLSPELALDASLVADGHVMIDFGDDGLTRGRAHPMIDPTLRLEHLAKVAADPDTAVILMDVVLGHGAQDDPAAELAPAIAAARAVREVPVVVACVGTSTDPQGLTRQAEALAAAGAEVHLSNAAATRRAIALVNGAAR; encoded by the coding sequence ATGACCATCGAGCACGTCGAGATCCGGCCCGGTGCGTACGCCGACAGCGTCGCGCTGCTGCAGGTGAGCCGGGACGTCGCCGCCACCCCCGGTGTCGCCGCCGCCCAGGTGGCGATGGCCACCGAGCTGAACGTGGAGGTGCTCCAGGGCATGGGCTTCACGCTGCCTGCCACCAGCACCAACGACATGGTCGTGGCGCTGCGGCTCGACGACGAGTCGGCGCTCGCTGCCGCGCTCGCCGCCGTCGACGCCGCCCTGGCCGCGGCCCGGAAGGGCTCGCCGGGCGGCGAGGTCACCGAGCCGCCACGCACCACCGCCTCCGCGCTGCGCCGGGCGGGCGGCGACCTGGCGCTGGTGTCGGTCCCCGGCGCCTCGGCCCTGGTCGAGGCGATGGACGCCCTCGACGCCGGCGTCGACGTGATGATCTTCAGCGACAACGTGCCGGTCGAGCAGGAGCTCGCGATGAAGCGGCTCGCGCGCGACCGCGGCCTGCTCGTGATGGGCCCGGACTGCGGCACGGCGGTCGTCGGCGGCGTCGGCCTCGGCTTCGCCAACACCGTCACGCCGGGGCAGGTCGGCATCGTCGCCGCGTCCGGCACCGGCTGCCAGCAGGTCCTGGCGCTGCTCGACGCCGCGGGTGTCGGCGTCGCCGCCGCGCTCGGTGTCGGTGGGCGCGACCTGTCCGCCGCCATCGGCGGCATCTCCACCCGGACCGCGCTGGACCGCCTCGACGCCGACCCCTCGGTCGGCCACGTCGTCGTCGTGTCCAAGCCCCCGGCCGCCGAGGTGGCCGCCGCCGTCGAGAAGTACGCCGCCGACCTCGGCACGCCGGTGCGCTTCGCGCTGCTCGGCGCGGGCCAGCCCGACCTGACCACGCAGACCGAGGCGCTGCTGGGCGACCTCGGCGTCGCCGTGCCCGAGTGGCCGGTGTGGGGCACCCCCGCCGCCCCCGCCCCCGACGGCGGCACCGCGCTGCGCGGCCTGTTCGTCGGCGGCACCCTGTGCGACGAGGCGATGCTGCTCGCCGCGGCCGAGCTCGGCGGCATCCGCAGCAACATCCCGCTCTCGCCGGAGCTCGCGCTCGACGCGAGCCTGGTCGCCGACGGCCACGTGATGATCGACTTCGGCGACGACGGCCTCACCCGCGGCCGGGCGCACCCGATGATCGACCCCACGCTGCGCCTCGAGCACCTCGCCAAGGTGGCCGCCGACCCCGACACCGCCGTCATCTTGATGGACGTCGTGCTCGGTCACGGCGCCCAGGACGACCCCGCCGCCGAGCTCGCCCCGGCGATCGCCGCTGCCCGCGCGGTGCGCGAGGTGCCCGTCGTCGTCGCCTGCGTCGGGACGTCGACCGACCCGCAGGGCCTCACCCGTCAGGCCGAGGCGCTCGCCGCCGCCGGCGCCGAGGTCCACCTGTCCAACGCCGCGGCCACCCGCCGCGCGATCGCCCTCGTGAACGGAGCCGCCCGATGA
- a CDS encoding DUF1116 domain-containing protein: MTARTVSLPSTAPTAVAAVGADMFATAVANQAVPVERVEWKPPMDGTADDLATVAADPLRRDANALAVSRMLDVQAMLVGVAPASELLGLEKGQFLHAGPPIEWARASGPLRGALMGAAAFEGLVEDPEDAEALFASGANVSLEPCHHRSAVGPMAGVVSPSMWMFVLEDPATGRRTYCSLNEGLGKVLRYGAYGPEVLERLRWMRDVLGPLLGEAVSAAGPVDATAILGQMLQMGDEAHNRNRAGTLMLLRDIAPSMVRSSRSSEEVAEAFAFMGGNDHFFLNVAMPACKLALDAARDVPGSTMVVAMARNGTDFGIQVSGTGDQWFTGPAQLADGLFLGDYGPDDANPDIGDSAITETAGIGGFAMAAAPAIVRFVGGTVPDALATSRRMREITIGENNRWPIPVLDFAGAATGIDVTSVCRTGILPQINTGMAGKVAGVGQVGAGLVTPPASIFPAALAELARRTRARG, encoded by the coding sequence ATGACCGCCCGAACCGTCAGCCTGCCCAGCACCGCTCCCACCGCCGTCGCCGCGGTCGGCGCCGACATGTTCGCCACCGCCGTGGCCAACCAGGCCGTGCCGGTCGAGCGGGTCGAGTGGAAGCCGCCGATGGACGGCACCGCCGACGACCTCGCGACCGTGGCCGCCGACCCGCTGCGCCGCGACGCCAACGCCCTCGCGGTCTCCCGGATGCTCGACGTGCAGGCCATGCTCGTCGGCGTCGCGCCGGCCTCCGAGCTGCTCGGCCTCGAGAAGGGCCAGTTCCTGCACGCCGGTCCGCCGATCGAGTGGGCGCGCGCGTCCGGCCCGCTGCGCGGTGCGCTGATGGGCGCGGCCGCCTTCGAGGGCCTGGTCGAGGACCCGGAGGACGCCGAGGCGCTGTTCGCCTCGGGTGCGAACGTGTCCCTCGAGCCGTGCCACCACCGCAGCGCGGTCGGCCCGATGGCCGGCGTGGTCTCGCCGTCGATGTGGATGTTCGTCCTCGAGGACCCGGCCACGGGGCGTCGTACCTACTGCTCGCTGAACGAGGGACTCGGCAAGGTGCTGCGCTACGGCGCCTACGGCCCCGAGGTGCTGGAGCGGCTGCGCTGGATGCGCGACGTGCTCGGCCCGCTGCTCGGCGAGGCCGTCTCCGCCGCGGGTCCGGTCGACGCGACCGCGATCCTCGGCCAGATGCTGCAGATGGGCGACGAGGCGCACAACCGCAACCGCGCCGGGACCCTGATGCTGCTGCGCGACATCGCGCCGTCGATGGTCCGCTCCTCGCGGTCCTCGGAGGAGGTCGCCGAGGCGTTCGCGTTCATGGGCGGCAACGACCACTTCTTCCTCAACGTCGCGATGCCGGCCTGCAAGCTCGCGCTCGACGCCGCGCGCGACGTGCCCGGCTCGACGATGGTCGTCGCGATGGCCCGCAACGGCACGGACTTCGGCATCCAGGTCTCCGGCACCGGCGACCAGTGGTTCACCGGACCGGCGCAGCTCGCCGACGGCCTGTTCCTCGGCGACTACGGCCCGGACGACGCCAACCCCGACATCGGCGACTCGGCCATCACCGAGACCGCCGGCATCGGGGGATTCGCCATGGCCGCCGCGCCCGCCATCGTGCGGTTCGTCGGCGGCACCGTGCCCGACGCGCTGGCCACCAGCCGCCGGATGCGGGAGATCACGATCGGCGAGAACAACCGCTGGCCGATCCCGGTCCTCGACTTCGCCGGTGCCGCCACCGGCATCGACGTCACCTCGGTGTGCCGGACCGGCATCCTGCCGCAGATCAACACCGGCATGGCCGGCAAGGTCGCCGGCGTCGGCCAGGTCGGCGCCGGCCTGGTCACCCCGCCCGCGTCGATCTTCCCCGCTGCGCTGGCCGAGCTCGCCCGGCGCACCCGGGCGCGCGGCTGA
- a CDS encoding ABC transporter permease codes for MSDTKITVPVPADAAEPVAVPLRTALKAPIMLGVVTLLVALLVALGARSGDTTFQLAAETDFFDLPEITLPSTATVATLVVLLAVCTAASALLVSRGRRTPLWLVGLFAFLAVTAFLTWAAAGDSLTVVGLLGGSITLAVPLVFGALGGVLGERAGVVNIAIDGQLLFGAFAAAMVGTIVGSPWGGLVAAMVAGGLVALVLGFFAITYFVDQVIVGVVLNVLVIGLTSFLYGQVLTENPDKLNAPEHFSRLPIPVLGQIPVIGPVLFRQTILVYLMYVAVAVVAWALYRTKWGLRVRAVGEHPKAADTVGIKVNRTRYTTLLIAGLIAGAGGATYTLVSVPQFGEEMTDGAGYIALAAVIFGRWDPVRATLAALLFGFASNLQLALSVIGSPVPSQFMLMLPYVVTIIAVAGLVGASRAPAADGVPYRKG; via the coding sequence ATGAGCGACACCAAGATCACCGTCCCGGTCCCCGCCGACGCGGCCGAGCCGGTCGCCGTACCGCTCCGCACGGCGCTCAAGGCCCCGATCATGCTGGGTGTCGTCACCCTCCTCGTCGCGCTGCTGGTCGCCCTCGGCGCCCGCTCGGGCGACACCACCTTCCAGCTGGCCGCGGAGACCGACTTCTTCGACCTGCCGGAGATCACCCTGCCGTCGACGGCGACGGTCGCGACGCTGGTCGTGCTGCTCGCCGTGTGCACCGCGGCGTCCGCGCTGCTGGTCAGCCGCGGGCGTCGTACGCCGTTGTGGCTGGTCGGCCTGTTCGCCTTCCTCGCGGTGACCGCGTTCCTCACCTGGGCCGCGGCCGGCGACAGCCTGACCGTGGTCGGCCTGCTGGGCGGCTCGATCACCCTGGCCGTGCCGCTGGTCTTCGGCGCCCTCGGCGGCGTCCTCGGCGAGCGCGCGGGCGTCGTCAACATCGCCATCGACGGCCAGCTGCTGTTCGGCGCGTTCGCCGCCGCCATGGTCGGCACCATCGTCGGCTCCCCGTGGGGCGGCCTGGTCGCCGCGATGGTCGCCGGCGGGCTCGTCGCGCTGGTGCTCGGCTTCTTCGCGATCACCTACTTCGTCGACCAGGTCATCGTCGGCGTCGTCCTCAACGTGCTCGTGATCGGCCTGACCAGCTTCCTCTACGGCCAGGTGCTCACCGAGAACCCCGACAAGCTCAACGCCCCCGAGCACTTCTCCCGGCTGCCGATCCCCGTCCTGGGCCAGATCCCGGTCATCGGCCCGGTGCTGTTCCGGCAGACGATCCTCGTCTACCTGATGTACGTCGCCGTCGCGGTCGTCGCCTGGGCGCTCTACCGCACCAAGTGGGGCCTGCGGGTCCGCGCGGTCGGCGAGCACCCGAAGGCCGCCGACACCGTCGGCATCAAGGTCAACCGGACCCGCTACACCACCCTGCTCATCGCCGGCCTGATCGCCGGTGCCGGCGGCGCGACGTACACCTTGGTGTCGGTGCCGCAGTTCGGCGAGGAGATGACCGACGGCGCGGGCTACATCGCCCTCGCCGCTGTCATCTTCGGTCGCTGGGACCCGGTCCGCGCGACCCTCGCGGCGCTGCTGTTCGGCTTCGCGTCCAACCTGCAGCTCGCGCTGTCGGTGATCGGCTCGCCGGTGCCCAGCCAGTTCATGCTGATGCTGCCGTACGTCGTCACGATCATCGCCGTCGCCGGCCTCGTCGGCGCCTCCCGGGCCCCCGCCGCCGACGGCGTGCCGTACCGGAAGGGTTAG
- a CDS encoding ABC transporter ATP-binding protein, with protein MTLELRGITKRFGPLVANDRISLTVNEGEILALLGENGAGKSTLMNVLYGLYQADEGEIFLDGAPLKMSGPGDAMAAGIGMVHQHFMLVPVFTVAENVMLGNESTGFAGTLDLDAARQRVREISQRFGFDVDPDALVETLPVGVQQRVEIIKALSRDARVLVFDEPTAVLTPQETDELMEIMRQLRASGTAIVFISHKLREVRAIADRITVIRRGAVVGEASPTATNAELAALMVGRPVELTVHKEPAQPGPDALVVRDLRVTDDAGHSHLDGISFSIARGEVLGVAGVQGNGQTELTEAIMGLQAHVHGSIRLGEHELVGRSVRKILDAGVGFIPEDRQVDGLVGEFTIAENLMLNRSHGKPFVSAGTVRTGFLEDFAQQKLTEYDVRASGIQARASQLSGGNQQKVVVARELSRDLNLLVAAQPTRGVDVGSIEFIHKQVVATRDAGVPVLLVSTELDEIVALSDRIMVLYRGQVVGIVPADTPRETLGLMMAGERPEGGAA; from the coding sequence ATGACGCTCGAACTCCGGGGCATCACCAAGCGCTTCGGCCCCCTGGTCGCCAACGACCGGATCTCCCTCACCGTCAACGAGGGCGAGATCCTGGCCCTCCTCGGCGAGAACGGCGCTGGCAAGTCGACCCTGATGAACGTCCTCTACGGCCTCTACCAGGCCGACGAGGGCGAGATCTTCCTCGACGGCGCGCCCCTCAAGATGTCCGGGCCCGGTGACGCCATGGCCGCCGGCATCGGCATGGTCCACCAGCACTTCATGCTGGTCCCCGTCTTCACCGTCGCCGAGAACGTCATGCTCGGCAACGAGAGCACCGGCTTCGCCGGCACGCTCGACCTCGACGCCGCGCGTCAGCGGGTCCGGGAGATCTCCCAGCGGTTCGGGTTCGACGTCGACCCCGACGCCCTGGTCGAGACCCTGCCCGTCGGCGTCCAGCAGCGTGTCGAGATCATCAAGGCGCTCTCCCGTGACGCCCGCGTGCTCGTGTTCGACGAGCCGACCGCGGTGCTCACGCCCCAGGAGACCGACGAGCTGATGGAGATCATGCGCCAGCTGCGCGCGTCGGGCACCGCCATCGTCTTCATCAGCCACAAGCTGCGCGAGGTCCGGGCGATCGCCGACCGGATCACCGTGATCCGCCGCGGCGCGGTCGTCGGCGAGGCGAGCCCGACCGCCACCAACGCCGAGCTGGCCGCGCTGATGGTCGGTCGCCCGGTCGAGCTGACGGTCCACAAGGAGCCCGCGCAGCCCGGGCCCGACGCACTCGTCGTCCGCGACCTGCGGGTCACCGACGACGCCGGGCACAGCCACCTCGACGGGATCAGCTTCTCCATCGCGCGCGGCGAGGTGCTCGGCGTGGCCGGCGTCCAGGGCAACGGGCAGACCGAGCTCACCGAGGCGATCATGGGACTGCAGGCGCACGTCCACGGATCGATCCGCCTCGGCGAGCACGAGCTGGTCGGCAGGTCGGTGCGCAAGATCCTCGACGCGGGCGTCGGCTTCATCCCCGAGGACCGCCAGGTCGACGGCCTGGTCGGCGAGTTCACGATCGCCGAGAACCTCATGCTCAACCGCAGCCACGGCAAGCCGTTCGTGTCCGCCGGCACCGTCCGCACCGGCTTCCTCGAGGACTTCGCCCAGCAGAAGCTGACCGAGTACGACGTCCGCGCCTCCGGCATCCAGGCGAGGGCCAGCCAGCTCTCGGGCGGCAACCAGCAGAAGGTCGTGGTCGCCCGCGAGCTCTCGCGCGACCTCAACCTGCTCGTCGCCGCCCAGCCGACCCGCGGTGTCGACGTCGGCTCGATCGAGTTCATCCACAAGCAGGTGGTGGCGACCCGCGACGCCGGCGTACCAGTGCTGCTGGTCTCCACCGAGCTCGACGAGATCGTCGCCCTCTCGGACCGGATCATGGTCCTCTACCGCGGGCAGGTGGTCGGCATCGTCCCGGCCGACACACCCCGCGAGACCCTCGGCCTGATGATGGCCGGCGAGCGCCCGGAAGGTGGTGCCGCGTGA
- a CDS encoding ABC transporter permease subunit has product MSTDMKTEFGEAPKGTPRRFDGVLREIVAGNAMVAVLSVVLAMVVGSLMILLTDENVRTTAGYIGARPGDFFSAVWTSISDAYTALFRGAVYNTNLQGFQGRIRPLTETLKFSGPLILAGLGVGLAFRAGMFNIGGRGQMLLAGAAAGWVGVNADLPIVLHLPLAVLAGALAGALWAGIAGFLKAQSGAHEVIVTIMLNYVGYYLVFYALSKQGLLQAPGSLNPKSEAMPESAILPKLLGDRFNLHAGFLLALVAVAVVWWLLNKSALGFRFRAVGENPDAARAAGIDVGRTYLVVMLIAGALVGLAGVNQILGTTTSGVTVDMDAGIGFDAITVALLGRSRPLGILAAGLLFGGLKAGGFSMAAAEGIPVEIVLVIQSLIVLFIAAPPLVRAIFRLPKEATA; this is encoded by the coding sequence GTGAGCACCGACATGAAGACCGAGTTCGGCGAGGCGCCGAAGGGCACGCCGAGGCGCTTCGACGGCGTGCTGCGCGAGATCGTCGCGGGCAACGCGATGGTCGCGGTGCTGTCGGTCGTCCTCGCCATGGTCGTCGGGTCGCTGATGATCCTGCTGACCGACGAGAACGTCCGCACCACGGCGGGCTACATCGGCGCCCGGCCCGGTGACTTCTTCAGCGCGGTCTGGACCTCGATCTCGGACGCCTACACCGCCCTGTTCCGCGGCGCGGTCTACAACACCAACCTGCAGGGCTTCCAGGGCCGGATCCGCCCGCTGACCGAGACCCTCAAGTTCTCCGGCCCGCTGATCCTGGCCGGCCTGGGCGTGGGCCTGGCCTTCCGCGCCGGCATGTTCAACATCGGTGGCCGCGGCCAGATGCTGCTGGCCGGCGCCGCCGCCGGCTGGGTCGGGGTCAATGCGGACCTGCCGATCGTCCTGCACCTGCCGCTGGCCGTGCTCGCCGGCGCACTCGCCGGTGCGCTGTGGGCCGGCATCGCCGGCTTCCTCAAGGCCCAGAGCGGCGCGCACGAGGTGATCGTCACGATCATGCTCAACTACGTCGGCTACTACCTCGTCTTCTACGCCCTCTCCAAGCAGGGCCTGCTCCAGGCGCCGGGCTCGCTCAACCCCAAGTCCGAGGCGATGCCCGAGTCGGCGATCCTGCCCAAGCTGCTCGGCGACCGGTTCAACCTGCACGCCGGCTTCCTGCTCGCACTCGTCGCGGTCGCGGTCGTGTGGTGGCTGCTCAACAAGTCCGCGCTCGGCTTCCGCTTCCGCGCCGTCGGCGAGAACCCCGACGCCGCCCGGGCCGCCGGCATCGACGTCGGCCGCACCTACCTGGTCGTGATGCTGATCGCCGGCGCGCTGGTCGGCCTGGCGGGTGTCAACCAGATCCTCGGCACGACGACCAGCGGCGTCACCGTCGACATGGACGCCGGCATCGGCTTCGACGCGATCACGGTGGCACTGCTCGGCCGGTCCCGCCCGCTGGGCATCCTCGCGGCCGGGCTGCTGTTCGGCGGGCTCAAGGCCGGTGGCTTCTCGATGGCCGCCGCCGAGGGCATCCCGGTCGAGATCGTGCTGGTCATCCAGTCGCTGATCGTCTTGTTCATCGCCGCTCCCCCGTTGGTGCGAGCTATCTTCCGGCTGCCGAAGGAGGCGACGGCATGA